GAGCAGAGCTGCGCGAAATCGAGCAGCTACTCTCGAATCTCGTAGACGCGCCGAACCATTCCGTCGTCTATTGAAGGGGAAGGTTCCCCGCCATGTCGGCACCAGCCGTCGCATACAACCCTGACTTCGCCGAGAAGTGGATCCTGTACCTGAGCCCGCAGGAGTGGCGCGGGCGGGTGGGAGTGGAGTTCCGCGAGGTGCCGCTGGGGCTGCTGGAGTTCGCCGGCTGCGAGGTCGATCCCGACGTGATCGAGGGCTGGGTGGCGACGCTGCGCGAGGGCCGGCAGGTACCGCCGCCGGTGGTGAACCTGACGCCGCACGGCGCTTACTACGTGCACGACGGCAACCACCGCCTGATGGCGATGCGGCAGGTGCTCGGCCCGGACGCGCTGGTGCGCGTGGCAGTCGCGGTGCCGCGGCAGGGCTACCACTTCCGCTTCCGGCACTTCGGCGCGTACGGGACGTACGTGCTGGAGGCAGGGCCGGTGCACGCGTACGCCATCCCGATCGCTGCGGCCATGGCCGCGAGCGTGATCGCGGTGGTGCTGGCGGCAAGGGCGCCGAACGGGGCGCAGGAGCCCTCGTTCGCGGTCGCGGTGGGGATCGTGCTGATCTGCGCGCGTTTCGCCGGGTGGTGGGCGGGCCTGCTGGCCAGCCTGCTGACGGCCTGCCTGACCGCGTTCTTCCTGCTGCCGCCCACGCACTCGCTGGCGGTGGCCGACCCGTTGCATGCGCGCGAACTGGCGATCGCGGCGCTCATCATGCTGCTGCTGAGCGTGGTAGTGGGGTACCGGCCGCGGCCCGGCTCCCCCTGGCGGCGACTGCTGCACTAGCGGGCTGCGTGCTACCATCGCGGCACTCCGATGCCGAAGTGGGAAGTCCTGTCGATCGCGTTTGACGCGCTGCGGGCGCACAAGATGCGCTCCTTCCTGACCGTGCTGGGCATCATCATCGGCGTGGGCAGCGTGATCGCGGTGGTGTCGGTGATCCAGGGGCTGAACGACTACGTGACGGCACAGGTGATGGACTTCGGGTCG
Above is a genomic segment from Terriglobales bacterium containing:
- a CDS encoding DUF4118 domain-containing protein yields the protein MSAPAVAYNPDFAEKWILYLSPQEWRGRVGVEFREVPLGLLEFAGCEVDPDVIEGWVATLREGRQVPPPVVNLTPHGAYYVHDGNHRLMAMRQVLGPDALVRVAVAVPRQGYHFRFRHFGAYGTYVLEAGPVHAYAIPIAAAMAASVIAVVLAARAPNGAQEPSFAVAVGIVLICARFAGWWAGLLASLLTACLTAFFLLPPTHSLAVADPLHARELAIAALIMLLLSVVVGYRPRPGSPWRRLLH